In Longimicrobiaceae bacterium, the genomic window CGACGGGGGCCGACCACGGAGTGGGCTCGCGGTTCTTGGCGCCCAGCTTCTCCAGCCACCGCTTCGGGAAGGGGTGCGGCGGGCCCAGGCCGTAGACGTCCCCCAGGGTGAACAGGTACGCGGCCATGTGCCGGGCCTCCTCCTCCGTCACCCCCAGGTCGGGCATGGCGGTCCCGGGCTCCACCGCCTGCGGGTCCATGATCCAGCGGATCAGGTTGTCCGGGGTGTTCCAGAGCGCCCCCGCGACGTACTGCCGCTCCGCCCAGTCCGTCAGCGGCGGCCCCGCCAGGCTGCTCGCGGCCGCCACCCCGGGGATCACGTGGCATCCTCCGCACGCGTACTCGTGCACCAGCTCCCGTCCGCGGCCCGGATCGCCCCCCGCCACGGCGACGGCCCGCTCTCCCTCTCCCCGGATGCAGCCGCCCACGACGCAGAGCAGCACCCCCGCCGCCAGGCCGCGCCTGACCCGCGCGCGTGTCACTGCGACCCCTCCGGGCAGGGGGCGACGAAGAGCACGGGGAGCGCCTCCGCCGCGATCAGCGCGGTGAAGAGCACCGCCCCCAGCATTCCCATGACCAGGAGGAGCGTGGCCCACCCCCCCGGCGCGGCGGTGGCCGTGTCCCACGCCTGCCCGCCGCTCCGCTCGCGCCACGTGCGGAACGCCACCACGCCGGAGGCGGCGGAGACCGCCAGGAGGAGGGCGGTGGCGATCCACACCGCGGCGG contains:
- a CDS encoding c-type cytochrome — translated: MTRARVRRGLAAGVLLCVVGGCIRGEGERAVAVAGGDPGRGRELVHEYACGGCHVIPGVAAASSLAGPPLTDWAERQYVAGALWNTPDNLIRWIMDPQAVEPGTAMPDLGVTEEEARHMAAYLFTLGDVYGLGPPHPFPKRWLEKLGAKNREPTPWSAPVDPEYPPGEEK